Proteins from a genomic interval of Diaminobutyricimonas aerilata:
- the fusA gene encoding elongation factor G — protein MALDVLTDLNKVRNIGIMAHIDAGKTTTTERILFYTGITHKIGEVHDGAATMDWMAQEQERGITITSAATTCFWNNHQINIIDTPGHVDFTVEVERSLRVLDGAVAVFDGKEGVEPQSETVWRQADKYDVPRICFVNKMDKLGADFYFTVDTIIKRLGAKPLVMQLPIGSESSFEGVVDLVEMRALTWRGDAKGDVAMGAKYEIEEIPADLQERAEEYRQKLLETVAETDDALLEKFFGGEEISSDEIKAAVRKLTVNSEIYPVFCGSAFKNRGVQPMLDAVVDYLPSPLDVPAVQGHDVRDEEKVIERHADATEPFSALAFKIAVHPFFGRLTYVRVYSGTIESGAQVINSTKGKKERIGKIFQMHANKENPVDSVTAGHIYAVIGLKDTTTGDTLSDPNSQVILESMTFPEPVIEVAIEPKTKADQEKLGTAIQKLAEEDPTFRTEQNQETGQTIIKGMGELHLDILVDRMKREFKVEANVGKPQVAYRETIRKTVEKYDYTHKKQTGGSGQFAKVQIKLEPMEVTADTVYEFVNSVTGGRIPREYIPSVDAGIQDAMQVGVLAGFPTVGVKASLLDGQYHDVDSSEMAFKIAGSMAYKEAARKASPVLLEPIMAVEVRTPEEYMGDVIGDLNSRRGQIQSMEDATGVKVVRANVPLSEMFGYVGDLRSKTSGRAVYSMQFETYAEVPKNVADEIVQKSKGE, from the coding sequence GTGGCACTCGACGTGCTCACCGACCTGAACAAGGTCCGCAACATCGGCATCATGGCTCACATCGATGCCGGCAAGACCACCACCACCGAGCGCATCCTGTTCTACACGGGCATCACCCACAAGATCGGTGAGGTGCACGACGGCGCCGCGACGATGGACTGGATGGCGCAGGAGCAGGAGCGCGGCATCACCATCACGTCGGCCGCCACGACGTGCTTCTGGAACAACCACCAGATCAACATCATCGACACCCCCGGTCACGTGGACTTCACGGTCGAGGTCGAGCGTTCGCTCCGCGTGCTCGACGGTGCCGTCGCCGTCTTCGACGGCAAGGAGGGCGTCGAACCCCAGTCCGAGACGGTCTGGCGTCAGGCCGACAAGTACGACGTGCCCCGCATCTGCTTCGTCAACAAGATGGACAAGCTCGGCGCGGACTTCTACTTCACCGTCGACACGATCATCAAGCGCCTCGGCGCGAAGCCCCTCGTGATGCAGCTCCCGATCGGTTCGGAGTCGAGCTTCGAGGGTGTCGTCGACCTGGTCGAGATGCGTGCGCTCACCTGGCGCGGCGACGCCAAGGGTGACGTCGCGATGGGTGCGAAGTACGAGATCGAGGAGATCCCGGCCGACCTCCAGGAGCGCGCCGAGGAGTACCGCCAGAAGCTGCTCGAGACCGTCGCCGAGACCGACGACGCGCTGCTCGAGAAGTTCTTCGGCGGCGAGGAGATCTCGTCCGACGAGATCAAGGCGGCCGTGCGCAAGCTCACCGTCAACAGCGAGATCTACCCGGTCTTCTGTGGCTCGGCGTTCAAGAACCGCGGCGTGCAGCCGATGCTCGACGCGGTCGTGGACTACCTCCCCAGCCCGCTGGACGTGCCTGCCGTGCAGGGTCACGACGTGCGCGACGAGGAGAAGGTCATCGAGCGTCACGCCGACGCGACCGAGCCGTTCTCGGCCCTCGCGTTCAAGATCGCGGTGCACCCGTTCTTCGGTCGACTCACCTACGTGCGCGTGTACTCGGGCACCATCGAGTCGGGCGCCCAGGTCATCAACTCGACCAAGGGCAAGAAGGAGCGCATCGGCAAGATCTTCCAGATGCACGCCAACAAGGAGAACCCGGTCGACAGCGTCACCGCGGGCCACATCTACGCGGTGATCGGCCTCAAGGACACCACGACCGGTGACACCCTCTCCGACCCGAACTCGCAGGTCATCCTCGAGTCGATGACCTTCCCGGAGCCCGTCATCGAGGTCGCCATCGAGCCGAAGACGAAGGCCGACCAGGAGAAGCTCGGCACGGCCATCCAGAAGCTCGCCGAAGAGGACCCGACGTTCCGCACCGAGCAGAACCAGGAGACCGGCCAGACCATCATCAAGGGCATGGGCGAGCTCCACCTCGACATCCTGGTCGACCGCATGAAGCGGGAGTTCAAGGTCGAGGCGAACGTCGGCAAGCCGCAGGTGGCGTACCGCGAGACCATCCGCAAGACGGTCGAGAAGTACGACTACACCCACAAGAAGCAGACCGGTGGTTCGGGTCAGTTCGCCAAGGTGCAGATCAAGCTCGAGCCGATGGAGGTCACGGCCGACACGGTTTACGAGTTCGTGAACTCGGTCACCGGTGGTCGCATCCCGCGCGAGTACATCCCCTCGGTCGACGCGGGCATCCAGGACGCGATGCAGGTGGGCGTGCTCGCCGGCTTCCCGACCGTGGGTGTGAAGGCGTCGCTGCTCGACGGCCAGTACCACGATGTGGACTCGTCGGAGATGGCGTTCAAGATCGCCGGTTCGATGGCGTACAAGGAGGCTGCCCGTAAGGCCAGCCCCGTGCTGCTCGAGCCGATCATGGCCGTCGAGGTGCGTACGCCCGAGGAGTACATGGGCGACGTCATCGGCGACCTGAACTCGCGTCGCGGTCAGATCCAGTCGATGGAGGATGCCACGGGCGTCAAGGTCGTGCGGGCGAACGTGCCGCTGTCCGAGATGTTCGGATACGTCGGTGACCTGCGGTCGAAGACCTCGGGGCGCGCCGTCTACTCGATGCAGTTCGAGACGTACGCCGAGGTTCCCAAGAACGTCGCGGACGAGATCGTGCAGAAGAGCAAGGGCGAGTGA
- the rpsG gene encoding 30S ribosomal protein S7, producing the protein MPRKGPAPKRPVVADPVYSAPIVSQLVNKILLDGKKGLAERIVYGALEGVAAKNGQDAVVTLKKALDNVRPTLEVKSRRVGGSTYQVPVEVKPHRANTLALRWLTSYAKARREKTMTERLTNEILDASNGLGAAVKRREDTHKMAESNKAFAHYRW; encoded by the coding sequence ATGCCCCGCAAGGGTCCCGCCCCGAAGCGCCCCGTCGTCGCCGACCCGGTCTACAGCGCTCCGATCGTCAGCCAGCTCGTCAACAAGATCCTGCTCGACGGCAAGAAGGGTCTCGCCGAGCGCATCGTCTACGGCGCGCTCGAGGGCGTCGCGGCCAAGAACGGTCAGGATGCGGTCGTCACGCTGAAGAAGGCGCTCGACAACGTGCGCCCCACGCTCGAGGTCAAGAGCCGTCGCGTCGGTGGTTCGACCTACCAGGTGCCGGTCGAGGTCAAGCCGCACCGCGCGAACACGCTCGCGCTGCGTTGGCTCACCAGCTACGCCAAGGCCCGCCGCGAGAAGACCATGACCGAGCGCCTCACCAACGAGATCCTCGACGCGTCGAACGGCCTCGGTGCCGCGGTCAAGCGCCGCGAGGACACGCACAAGATGGCCGAGTCGAACAAGGCCTTCGCGCACTACCGCTGGTAA
- the rpsL gene encoding 30S ribosomal protein S12: MPTIQQLVRKGRSAKVSKTKAPALKANPQQRGVCTRVYTTTPKKPNSALRKVARVKLSNGTEVTAYIPGEGHNLQEHSMVLVRGGRVKDLPGVRYKIIRGALDTQAVKNRKQARSRYGAKMEKK, encoded by the coding sequence GTGCCAACGATTCAGCAGTTGGTCCGAAAGGGACGCAGCGCCAAGGTCTCCAAGACCAAGGCCCCCGCCCTGAAGGCCAACCCCCAGCAGCGCGGCGTGTGCACCCGTGTGTACACCACGACCCCGAAGAAGCCGAACTCGGCTCTGCGCAAGGTCGCCCGCGTCAAGCTGTCGAACGGCACCGAGGTGACCGCCTACATCCCCGGTGAGGGCCACAACCTGCAGGAGCACTCGATGGTGCTCGTGCGCGGCGGTCGTGTGAAGGACCTCCCCGGTGTGCGCTACAAGATCATCCGCGGCGCTCTGGACACCCAGGCCGTGAAGAACCGCAAGCAGGCTCGCAGCCGCTACGGCGCGAAGATGGAGAAGAAGTAA
- a CDS encoding Yip1 family protein: MSDRIHPDAVPEDRRDIDGDATTADAQGGAESDAPVDERREPVGAEPVSVDDARAADAPVDHVPAQPAERGAFVEREEGADETFVEREEAVPVGNALDPEAPGEERPFSDLPPTAEPPAGLPPTQPASYQHGAESAQTDDTTVTVGGDDRAGAPELVEPPQPERPAEPTAVATAYTADRPVEDPTAPDVPVEARVDAEPVAQKPTEPVVPTTDPGAAATTAAADTTAAPTLPDGRTADELTAPQATAVYPAAAPETARHDVPPVADPDAAHAPQRQVVYVSEPTPPKRKGNRGFGVLLALLSTLLFAVLYAALSVLIRGTAFGDVSVRFLAQPGFYIPVVVFAIAFVLLVLIVNRGGWWAYVVGSLFVGLLTYLGTVGVLLVLQGVVQMTPVEAQRFLVGYLTSPIVIVAGLVAREVSLWIGAAIAARGRRVKARNAEAREDFEREREQVRVERERNGYRPA, encoded by the coding sequence ATGAGCGACAGAATTCACCCCGACGCGGTGCCGGAGGATCGGCGCGACATCGACGGCGACGCCACGACGGCGGACGCTCAGGGCGGCGCGGAGAGCGACGCGCCCGTGGACGAGCGACGCGAGCCCGTCGGCGCCGAGCCCGTGAGCGTCGACGACGCCCGCGCCGCGGACGCGCCCGTCGACCACGTGCCCGCCCAGCCCGCCGAGCGCGGCGCGTTCGTCGAGCGCGAGGAGGGCGCCGACGAGACCTTCGTCGAGCGCGAGGAGGCGGTGCCCGTCGGCAACGCGCTCGACCCCGAGGCGCCCGGCGAGGAGCGGCCGTTCTCCGACCTGCCGCCCACGGCCGAACCCCCCGCCGGCCTCCCGCCGACCCAGCCCGCGAGCTACCAGCACGGTGCCGAGTCCGCTCAGACCGACGACACCACCGTCACGGTCGGCGGCGACGACCGCGCCGGAGCGCCGGAGCTCGTCGAGCCGCCGCAGCCCGAGCGTCCCGCGGAACCGACCGCGGTCGCGACGGCGTACACCGCGGACCGTCCCGTCGAAGACCCGACCGCGCCCGACGTGCCCGTCGAGGCGCGCGTCGACGCGGAGCCCGTCGCGCAGAAGCCCACGGAACCCGTCGTACCGACGACCGACCCCGGTGCGGCCGCCACGACCGCGGCGGCCGACACGACCGCGGCACCGACCCTGCCCGACGGTCGCACCGCCGACGAGCTCACCGCGCCGCAGGCGACCGCCGTGTACCCGGCCGCCGCCCCGGAGACCGCCCGCCACGACGTGCCGCCGGTCGCCGACCCGGATGCCGCCCACGCCCCGCAGCGCCAGGTGGTCTACGTCTCCGAACCGACCCCGCCGAAGCGCAAGGGCAACCGCGGCTTCGGCGTGCTGCTCGCGCTGCTGTCGACCCTGCTCTTCGCCGTGCTCTACGCCGCGCTGTCGGTGCTCATCCGTGGCACCGCGTTCGGCGACGTGAGCGTGCGGTTCCTCGCCCAGCCGGGCTTCTACATCCCGGTCGTGGTGTTCGCCATCGCCTTCGTGCTGCTCGTGCTGATCGTCAACCGCGGCGGATGGTGGGCCTACGTGGTCGGCAGCCTCTTCGTCGGGTTGCTCACCTACCTCGGCACGGTGGGCGTGCTGCTCGTGCTGCAGGGCGTCGTGCAGATGACCCCGGTCGAGGCCCAGCGCTTCCTCGTCGGCTACCTGACGAGCCCCATCGTGATCGTGGCCGGCCTCGTCGCCCGCGAGGTCTCGCTGTGGATCGGCGCCGCGATCGCCGCCCGCGGTCGCCGGGTGAAGGCCCGCAACGCGGAGGCGCGCGAGGACTTCGAGCGCGAACGCGAGCAGGTGCGCGTCGAACGTGAGCGGAACGGGTACCGTCCGGCGTGA
- the pilM gene encoding type IV pilus assembly protein PilM has translation MSTKVVGVDFGRDSLRGVEVVDPGSARPKVVRYHEIALPEGAVRSGEVRELHTVASSLKRLWAEGGFSTKRVVLGMGNQRVLARELTVPKLSAKQIKDSLPFQVQDLLPVPVADAILDFYPVSEGVSENGPVVHGLLIAALKEAVLANVTAVRLAKLEPVEVDLIPFALTRLLTTRDDPETVALIDVGGTTTTVVIATGGVPGFVRIIPAGGDDLTAALASRLQVTLDEAEQLKRTVGMPANPADAEEHRIAEASYASVGELLVGLRNTLTYFVSQHPQSPISRIVLTGRGARMPGIPDALHELSRIPVVSAEPLARVELHKFTPSAEQTAGMTVALGLALGSAA, from the coding sequence ATGAGTACGAAGGTGGTGGGTGTCGACTTCGGTCGAGACAGCCTGCGCGGGGTCGAAGTGGTCGACCCCGGTTCGGCGCGGCCGAAGGTCGTGCGCTACCACGAGATCGCGCTGCCCGAAGGGGCGGTGCGCAGTGGCGAGGTGCGCGAACTGCACACCGTCGCATCCTCGCTCAAGCGGCTCTGGGCCGAGGGCGGCTTCTCGACCAAGCGCGTCGTGCTCGGGATGGGCAACCAGCGCGTGCTCGCCCGCGAGCTCACGGTGCCGAAGCTGTCGGCGAAGCAGATCAAGGACTCCCTGCCGTTCCAAGTGCAGGACCTGCTGCCCGTGCCCGTCGCCGACGCGATCCTCGACTTCTACCCGGTCTCCGAAGGGGTGAGCGAGAACGGGCCGGTCGTGCACGGACTGCTCATCGCCGCCCTCAAGGAGGCGGTGCTCGCAAACGTGACCGCCGTGCGGCTCGCGAAGCTCGAACCGGTCGAGGTCGACCTCATCCCCTTCGCCCTCACCCGGCTGCTGACCACGCGCGACGACCCCGAGACGGTCGCCCTCATCGACGTCGGCGGCACCACCACGACGGTCGTCATCGCGACCGGCGGGGTGCCCGGCTTCGTGCGCATCATCCCGGCCGGCGGCGACGACCTCACCGCCGCCCTCGCGTCCCGCCTGCAGGTGACCCTCGACGAGGCCGAGCAGCTCAAGCGCACCGTCGGCATGCCGGCGAACCCCGCGGACGCAGAGGAGCACCGCATCGCCGAGGCGAGCTACGCCTCCGTAGGCGAACTCCTCGTGGGGCTGCGCAACACCCTCACCTACTTCGTGTCGCAGCATCCGCAGTCCCCGATCTCGCGCATCGTGCTCACCGGCCGGGGAGCGCGGATGCCGGGCATCCCGGATGCCCTGCACGAGCTCAGCCGCATCCCGGTGGTCTCCGCCGAACCGTTGGCCCGGGTCGAGTTGCACAAGTTCACCCCGTCGGCCGAGCAGACCGCCGGCATGACCGTCGCGCTCGGACTCGCGCTCGGGAGCGCCGCGTGA
- a CDS encoding prepilin peptidase: protein MIVAAVALGIFGSLIGSFLNVVVYRVPRKLSVVHPPSACPNCGTPIRARDNVPVLSWLALRGRCRDCATPISARYPLVELATGLAFVPVTLVFGPSVLEAGGWAPTVAAVLVLAAYLFFMAVSIALTLIDLDTHTLPNRIVLPTIAVLVVLFTASALLTGDLARLATAALGALILFAFYLVLAIASGGGMGMGDVKLAAAIGLALGWLGWPALIVGSLSAFLVGGVVSLVLLASKRVGRRSGIPFGPWMLIGAWLAILLGDRIWSSYLGLFGVS, encoded by the coding sequence ATGATCGTGGCCGCCGTCGCCCTCGGGATCTTCGGGTCCCTGATCGGGTCCTTCCTCAACGTGGTCGTGTACCGCGTGCCCCGCAAACTGTCTGTGGTGCACCCGCCGAGCGCGTGCCCCAACTGCGGCACGCCCATCCGCGCTCGCGACAATGTGCCGGTGCTGTCGTGGCTCGCCCTCCGTGGCCGCTGCCGCGACTGCGCCACGCCGATCTCGGCCCGCTACCCGCTCGTCGAACTCGCCACCGGACTCGCGTTCGTGCCGGTAACGCTCGTCTTCGGGCCGAGCGTGCTCGAGGCGGGTGGATGGGCGCCGACCGTCGCGGCGGTGCTCGTGCTCGCGGCGTACCTCTTCTTCATGGCGGTGAGCATCGCGCTCACCCTCATCGACCTCGACACGCACACGCTGCCCAACCGCATCGTGCTGCCGACGATCGCCGTGCTCGTGGTGCTGTTCACCGCATCCGCTCTGCTCACCGGCGACCTCGCGCGGCTCGCCACGGCGGCGCTCGGCGCGCTCATCCTGTTCGCCTTCTACCTCGTGCTCGCGATCGCGAGCGGCGGAGGAATGGGGATGGGCGACGTCAAGCTCGCTGCGGCCATCGGCCTCGCGCTCGGCTGGCTCGGCTGGCCGGCGTTGATCGTGGGGTCGCTCTCCGCGTTCCTCGTCGGCGGCGTGGTCAGCCTCGTGCTGCTCGCCAGCAAGCGGGTCGGGCGTCGATCCGGCATCCCGTTCGGCCCGTGGATGCTCATCGGCGCGTGGCTCGCGATCCTTCTCGGCGACCGCATCTGGTCGTCGTATCTCGGTCTCTTCGGCGTGAGCTGA
- a CDS encoding PilW family protein — translation MNSIRTAARRVREQDAGLTLVELIIYSLLLSVIVAIGGGMLISSITTQRDVTRITTATSDGQVVASSVEEGIRNAGGSTPISVASNSFGQVLKSRTAKVTQAGAVTWECRAWFHRFTGEVYTRRSATAVPTPATAGDLAGWTLLAQGVTLAPGQTAIFQSTGSTAAPKVRVVFDIAGTDTAPVRIDTDIAALKTPTTGTAPASCA, via the coding sequence ATGAACAGCATCCGCACCGCCGCGCGCCGAGTGCGCGAGCAGGATGCCGGTCTCACGCTCGTCGAGCTCATCATCTACTCGCTACTGCTGAGCGTGATCGTCGCGATCGGCGGCGGCATGCTCATCTCGTCGATCACGACGCAGCGCGACGTCACCCGCATCACGACCGCGACGAGCGACGGCCAAGTGGTCGCGTCCTCGGTCGAGGAGGGCATCCGCAACGCGGGCGGCTCCACCCCGATCTCCGTCGCGTCGAACTCGTTCGGGCAGGTGCTCAAGTCGCGCACCGCGAAGGTGACGCAAGCGGGTGCCGTCACGTGGGAGTGCCGGGCCTGGTTCCACCGCTTCACCGGCGAGGTCTACACCCGCCGCAGCGCGACGGCGGTACCCACCCCGGCGACGGCCGGCGACCTCGCCGGGTGGACCCTGCTCGCGCAAGGCGTGACGCTCGCGCCCGGCCAGACCGCGATCTTCCAGAGCACCGGCTCGACCGCGGCGCCGAAGGTGCGCGTCGTCTTCGACATCGCCGGAACCGACACGGCCCCGGTGCGCATCGACACCGACATCGCCGCACTCAAGACACCCACGACCGGAACGGCACCCGCCTCATGCGCATGA
- a CDS encoding type IV pilin protein, with amino-acid sequence MITRLHTNLTSFRDRIKSDEKGFTLIELLVVVLIIGVLAAIAIPIYLNVQATAKDNSAKGTVTEAKTAVVAYLTEKGELPTTLESGDTGAGYNPSDDIPVTYKPNVAAKTFCISAQYEGGKIFKVTDKTAVEETEAACA; translated from the coding sequence ATGATCACCCGCCTGCACACGAATCTGACTTCGTTCCGCGACCGCATCAAGAGCGACGAGAAGGGCTTCACGCTCATCGAGCTCCTGGTGGTCGTGCTCATCATCGGCGTCCTCGCCGCCATCGCCATCCCGATCTACCTGAACGTCCAGGCGACGGCGAAGGACAACTCTGCGAAGGGCACGGTCACTGAGGCAAAGACCGCTGTCGTCGCCTACCTCACGGAGAAGGGCGAACTTCCTACCACGCTCGAATCTGGCGACACCGGGGCGGGCTACAACCCGAGCGACGACATCCCTGTCACCTACAAGCCCAACGTTGCCGCTAAGACCTTCTGCATCAGCGCGCAGTACGAGGGCGGGAAGATCTTCAAGGTCACGGACAAGACGGCCGTCGAAGAGACCGAAGCCGCTTGCGCCTAA
- a CDS encoding type II secretion system F family protein, whose protein sequence is MTTATTFEYKGVDGSGKPIKGRIDAASEQAVAMRLRALGIAATGITPVNGGTGLQREITIPAFEKKVGLKDLAIMSRQAATMIAAGLALLQTLNILADQSENKKLKTVLGEVRTDVERGSSLSDAMAKHQLDFPPLMINMIRAGEVGGFLEKALESVAGNFEKEVKLRNTIKAALTYPVIVLIMSILAVIGMLIFIVPVFEKMFQDLGGELPLPTQFLVVMSKQMVWLAPLLAVLLVVGSVWWGRHKNDEKVRRVVDPWRLRVPVFGHLAKKIAIARFTRNFSTMIGSGVPILRSIAIVGETSGNFVIESALRKVQESVRHGQSIAKPLAQEPVFPQMVVQMIAVGEDSGALEQMLAKVSDFYDDEVQSTTEQLTALIEPLMIAFLGIVVGGMIVALYLPIFSIIGTVQ, encoded by the coding sequence ATGACCACGGCGACGACGTTCGAGTACAAGGGCGTCGACGGCTCCGGCAAGCCGATCAAGGGCCGCATCGACGCCGCCTCCGAGCAGGCGGTCGCCATGCGGTTGCGCGCCCTCGGCATCGCGGCGACGGGCATCACCCCGGTGAACGGCGGCACCGGACTGCAGCGCGAGATCACGATCCCGGCGTTCGAGAAGAAGGTCGGGCTCAAAGACCTCGCGATCATGAGTCGCCAGGCGGCCACCATGATCGCCGCCGGCCTCGCGCTGCTGCAGACGCTCAACATCCTCGCCGACCAGTCCGAGAACAAGAAGCTCAAGACGGTGCTCGGCGAGGTGCGCACGGATGTGGAGCGCGGCAGTTCGCTGTCGGATGCGATGGCGAAGCACCAGCTGGACTTCCCGCCGCTCATGATCAACATGATCCGCGCCGGCGAGGTCGGCGGATTCCTCGAGAAGGCGCTCGAATCGGTCGCCGGCAACTTCGAGAAGGAGGTGAAGCTCCGCAACACGATCAAGGCGGCGCTCACCTATCCCGTGATCGTGCTCATCATGTCGATCCTCGCGGTGATCGGCATGCTCATCTTCATCGTGCCGGTGTTCGAGAAGATGTTCCAAGACCTCGGTGGCGAGCTGCCGCTGCCCACCCAGTTCCTCGTCGTGATGTCGAAGCAGATGGTGTGGCTCGCGCCGCTGCTCGCCGTGCTCCTCGTCGTCGGATCGGTGTGGTGGGGCCGGCACAAGAACGACGAGAAGGTGCGCCGGGTCGTCGATCCCTGGCGGCTGCGCGTGCCCGTGTTCGGCCACCTGGCGAAGAAGATCGCCATCGCCCGCTTCACCCGCAACTTCTCCACGATGATCGGCTCCGGCGTGCCCATCCTGCGGTCCATCGCGATCGTGGGGGAGACCTCCGGCAACTTCGTCATCGAGAGCGCGCTGCGCAAGGTGCAGGAGTCGGTGCGGCACGGTCAGTCGATCGCGAAACCGCTCGCGCAAGAGCCGGTGTTCCCGCAGATGGTCGTGCAGATGATCGCCGTCGGCGAGGATTCCGGCGCGCTCGAGCAGATGCTCGCCAAGGTGTCGGACTTCTACGACGACGAGGTGCAGTCCACCACGGAGCAGCTCACGGCGCTCATCGAGCCGCTCATGATCGCGTTCTTGGGCATCGTCGTCGGCGGCATGATCGTCGCCCTGTACCTCCCGATCTTCTCGATCATCGGCACCGTGCAGTAG
- a CDS encoding type IV pilus twitching motility protein PilT, producing MSMDKSSFGGAEEQPTPPVWGADEAAASGADGTWSSPAWGADPATPANTWATPDERSWTTPAEPVQAWTDPGVTAWTTAASGPAPAAGDTTPAAPAAATPSAAPAADAWTAASRDAWAAPSADASWGGPPSGSGPKYVPTPAAPPVDLGYTAPPVDLGYAAAPPVVPPPAGYETTTPTAPPPAPAPDPIVFGGADPSVGYAAQNAAAFAVPMYATPAAEPVEAGHATVPFDELRERAVAEPVEAGRATVPVDELGERTLVEPVEAPPTSYLPAPHTTDAPSAYSAGRASTADASVIRQALHHVVASGASDLHISADAPPMIRVDGGLRPIEGAAAWDAATVTAHLHSIMTEQQRETFERELELDFAYPLSDESRFRVNVYLQREAMGAAFRLIPTEIKTLKQLGVPDSVERFSRLPRGLVLVTGPTGSGKSTTLAALIDLVNSTRADHIMTVEDPIEFMHGNKRSLVNQREVGQDTKSFSAALKHVLRQDPDVILIGEMRDLETISTALTAAETGHLVFATLHTQSAAQTIDRIIDVFPPHQQDQIRSQLAATLQGVVCQTLVKRASGKGRVVATEVMVTTPAVANLIREGKTYQVPSALQAGRELGMHSMDQHLAELVNAGTVTNEAALEKVHDPEGFQRLVKREDAPLQDMGVIDFGDSFSRGT from the coding sequence ATGAGCATGGACAAGTCGTCGTTCGGGGGCGCCGAAGAGCAGCCCACGCCACCGGTGTGGGGTGCGGATGAGGCCGCGGCGTCCGGCGCGGACGGCACCTGGTCGTCGCCCGCCTGGGGCGCCGACCCGGCCACGCCCGCCAACACATGGGCGACGCCGGACGAGCGGTCGTGGACCACGCCCGCCGAGCCCGTGCAGGCCTGGACGGACCCCGGCGTGACCGCCTGGACGACCGCGGCGAGCGGGCCAGCTCCCGCCGCCGGTGACACCACTCCGGCGGCCCCCGCCGCCGCCACTCCGTCCGCTGCACCCGCAGCGGATGCCTGGACCGCCGCTTCCCGCGACGCGTGGGCCGCTCCCTCGGCTGACGCGTCGTGGGGCGGCCCCCCTTCGGGATCCGGCCCGAAGTACGTGCCGACCCCGGCGGCCCCGCCCGTCGACCTCGGGTACACGGCCCCGCCGGTCGACCTCGGCTACGCGGCGGCACCGCCCGTCGTGCCGCCGCCCGCCGGCTATGAGACGACGACTCCGACGGCGCCGCCGCCGGCCCCCGCCCCCGACCCGATCGTCTTCGGCGGCGCGGACCCCTCGGTCGGCTACGCGGCCCAGAACGCGGCCGCCTTCGCCGTTCCGATGTACGCCACCCCGGCCGCCGAGCCTGTCGAAGCGGGTCACGCGACGGTTCCCTTCGACGAGCTCAGGGAACGCGCGGTCGCTGAGCCCGTCGAAGCGGGTCGCGCGACGGTTCCCGTCGACGAGCTCGGGGAACGCACGCTCGTTGAGCCCGTCGAAGCGCCCCCCACGTCGTACCTCCCGGCACCGCACACGACCGACGCGCCGAGCGCCTACAGCGCCGGTCGTGCGTCCACCGCCGACGCCTCGGTCATCCGCCAGGCGCTGCACCACGTGGTCGCGTCCGGCGCATCCGACCTGCACATCAGCGCGGACGCGCCGCCGATGATCCGCGTCGACGGCGGACTCCGCCCGATCGAGGGCGCGGCCGCCTGGGATGCCGCAACCGTCACCGCCCACCTGCACTCGATCATGACCGAGCAGCAGCGCGAGACGTTCGAGCGCGAGCTCGAGTTGGACTTCGCCTACCCGCTCTCGGACGAGTCGCGTTTCCGTGTGAACGTGTACCTCCAGCGCGAGGCGATGGGGGCGGCATTCCGTCTCATCCCGACGGAGATCAAGACGCTCAAGCAGCTCGGCGTGCCCGACAGCGTGGAGCGCTTCTCGCGCCTGCCGCGCGGTCTCGTGCTCGTCACCGGACCGACCGGCTCGGGCAAGTCGACGACGCTCGCGGCCCTCATCGACCTCGTGAACTCCACCCGTGCCGACCACATCATGACGGTCGAGGATCCGATCGAGTTCATGCACGGCAACAAGCGCTCGCTCGTGAACCAGCGCGAGGTCGGGCAGGACACGAAGAGCTTCAGTGCGGCGCTCAAGCACGTGCTGCGGCAGGACCCCGACGTCATCCTGATCGGCGAGATGCGCGACCTCGAGACGATCTCCACGGCGCTGACTGCGGCGGAGACCGGGCACCTCGTGTTCGCGACCCTGCACACGCAGTCGGCCGCCCAGACGATCGACCGCATCATCGACGTGTTCCCGCCGCACCAGCAGGATCAGATCCGCTCCCAGCTCGCCGCGACCCTGCAGGGCGTCGTCTGTCAGACGCTCGTCAAGCGCGCATCCGGCAAGGGACGCGTCGTCGCGACCGAGGTCATGGTGACGACCCCGGCGGTCGCGAACCTCATCCGCGAGGGCAAGACCTACCAGGTGCCGTCGGCGCTGCAGGCGGGGCGTGAGCTCGGCATGCACTCGATGGACCAGCACCTCGCCGAACTCGTCAACGCCGGCACGGTCACCAACGAGGCGGCGCTCGAGAAGGTGCACGACCCCGAGGGCTTCCAGCGGCTCGTGAAGCGCGAGGACGCCCCGCTGCAGGACATGGGCGTCATCGACTTCGGCGACTCGTTCTCGCGGGGCACCTGA